A single genomic interval of Gossypium raimondii isolate GPD5lz chromosome 11, ASM2569854v1, whole genome shotgun sequence harbors:
- the LOC105761605 gene encoding uncharacterized protein LOC105761605 isoform X2 encodes MEVITGTASNLVPGVVGYVFQKIRRNFSYVYRYRRMVSGFEKKVETLKDKRDRVLLDVDAARKNDENIYPEVNSWLAKADKMIDLELKEVKDLEDEAKNKCFIGLCPNFKARYQLSKKAEEDAGAVDELLQQDGLDIVSYRDVPQPVVVVPPKDFDDLDSRKLVFNKIMEAVKDPNLNIIGVYGMPGVGKTTLVKEVSRQVKEDKLFDSVVMAVVTHTPDIKKIQDQIADTLGLTFKEQSISGRASRLCQRLKKEKKIFVVLDDIWAKLDLMEVGIPFGDEHQGCTMLLTSRDLNVLSKDMNAKMRYSIGVLEHEEAWEFFKKIAGDGVESSDLLPIATEVAKKCGGLPIAIRTLATSLRNEPPFVWEDALRQLNRPSSSNFIEVSAAAYSSIEWSYDRLQSEEHKQIFLLCSLLGHNVFFEVLLVCAMGLGLFRGVNTVEETRNRLLTVVSRLKASCLLLDGYNNLHVDMHDLICDVAMSIAANHVFVLRDEDVLNDWPDDEAMKEFDKILLDCPSINKLPDQLKCPKLTFLGMGSKDPLMEIPENFFKEMKNLQVLILSDMNLSSLPSSISLLPNLRTLGLVECALGDIALIGELKNLEILSFDGSDIEMLPEEIGQLNKLKWLDLTNCSKLKRIPPGVFCKLSRLEELYVDDSFVGWGVEGNFSQESNCSVAELNALSCLTTLEIHFPNAKIIPKGFSFEKLRRYIIFIGEGSDWDWDWGWVREYSRTLKLSLQTSIRFLNNGVKVLLKKAENLYIDEVKGVEILLHESEVGDYFQQLKNLHIQNGAMIQYILKENGDDHKIEFQLETLTLQDLPKLISFCSENEGSTSISPQGTTLFNQKTLFPKLKDLVLRSISSERIWHPQAFCSTRNLTKLIIKGCTNLKYVLSDSMVEYLQQLEYLEISECKCIQEITSKENKIKEAFRNMYLICFPRLKTLKLKGLQKIVGFCHEDYNVEFPTLKILEIESCPKLQGFIHNSKSKEIPIDAVFFNNKVDFPNLEKITISHLRNAKRIWHNKLQKNSFSMLKELTVKECDVLLNIFPPFLLGVFQRLEKLIVIDCASLEEVFQFQVQGLDTEETDVVASQLREVNLFRLPSLKHVWTKYHKGNISFESLRQVCIRECWSLKTLFPYSIAKGLQRLEGLTISRCGVEEIVSKNDEGSDKQEIWFAFNQLSFLMLWHLPYLTCVYPGIHRTTWSALKKLTFSGCRRIKIFGHEESQIQNSLFLIEKVIPQLEEVSFTGDCIKMISDGQRFYNLERLELGSCSFKELASFENDACEDQDMIITIPKVKKLRLDLVNNIRHLWKQDSPLGHICASLECLELWNCGNLINAGLDLSFSENLTTLDVFKCHEMLELITSSKARSMTCLVTMRIRECERMREVVASDGDETSYEIVFRALKCLELHCLQSLTSFCSRKFALRFPSLEQVTLSQCPRMKNFSQGVLTTPKLQKVQLTQTDFTGRWAGDFNATVEQLYQEQVGYRGLKHLKFSEFPELVNIWSRNPQEMLDFTTLEFLEFCDSNNLRYIFNFSMAFGLGQLRQMEIKRCGNLEQVIKEEGPITMVEEAIPDSSNIISIFPRLRSIIVESCPDMTSFYMGSKGLECPCLVEIQVADCSNMTTFVSTFSRDEDKEVIIGDEVDKVATLFSDKVVFPKLEKLTISHLRNVKRMWYKQLCSKSFSNLKELEVKHCDSLLNIFPHFFLGVFQRLEILRVTDCASLEEVFQLQLQIQMLDIEEACIVTSKLRQVGLFRLPKLKHVWNKDPNENISFENLREVHVQECWSLKTLFPISMAKDFQQLESLIVDSCGVEEIVSKSFEESDQHEMLFEFNQLSFLALWTLPNLVCFYPGMHNITCPMLKRLTTSWPTKTKMFGNVVSQLLPVGKIIPQLEHISLTADDIAMITDGQFAIDLFSHIKVLQITEYIKDSVVVPFHFFRRFSNLQKLKMVGCNFKEFSPYEGDVGEERDVVTMLPRIKKLTLQGVDNMAHLWKQGSPFHHICANLETLKVSECDSVISLSCASSSFQNLTTLDVWNCKEMVELITSSKAQCLEQLVTLKIGGCEMMREVIASDGDEATHHEIIFKELKYLELYDLQNLKSFCSGNYTLKFPSLDEVDVSFCPAMENFCNGALSTPKLQEVETERGVRRCWDLNATIEQLNKEECEPFEETDEDSL; translated from the exons ATGGAAGTCATTACGGGCACCGCTAGCAACCTTGTTCCCGGAGTTGTGGGATACGTGTTCCAAAAAATTAGACGTAATTTCAGCTATGTTTACCGCTATAGAAGAATGGTTTCGGGTTTCGAGAAGAAAGTCGAGACGTTGAAAGACAAAAGAGACAGAGTGCTGCTAGATGTTGATGCTGCTCGAAAGAATGACGAGAATATATACCCCGAAGTCAACAGTTGGCTGGCGAAAGCCGACAAAATGATCGATTTAGAGTTGAAGGAAGTGAAGGATCTTGAAGACGAAGCAAAGAACAAGTGTTTCATCGGCTTGTGCCCTAATTTCAAGGCTCGCTATCAGCTTAGCAAAAAAGCAGAAGAAGATGCCGGTGCCGTTGATGAACTCCTCCAGCAAGACGGGCTTGACATAGTATCATATCGGGATGTCCCGCAGCCCGTAGTGGTTGTGCCTCCCAAAGATTTTGATGACCTTGATTCAAGAAAATTGGTGTTTAACAAGATCATGGAGGCGGTGAAAGATCCTAATCTCAACATTATAGGGGTCTACGGAATGCCCGGTGTCGGCAAGACCACGCTTGTCAAAGAAGTCAGTAGACAAGTCAAAGAAGATAAGTTATTCGACTCGGTGGTTATGGCTGTTGTGACTCATACTCCTGACATCAAGAAAATTCAAGACCAAATTGCAGATACGTTGGGACTGACATTTAAGGAGCAGAGTATCAGTGGAAGAGCAAGTCGGTTGTGCCAAAGgttgaagaaagagaagaagatttttgttgttttagatgACATTTGGGCAAAGTTAGACCTGATGGAAGTGGGGATTCCTTTCGGAGATGAGCATCAGGGATGCACCATGTTGCTGACGTCCAGAGATCTTAATGTTTTGTCCAAGGATATGAATGCTAAAATGAGGTATTCAATCGGGGTTTTAGAACATGAAGAAGCTTGGGAGTTCTTCAAGAAGATTGCAGGGGACGGTGTTGAAAGTTCTGACTTGTTACCTATAGCAACTGAGGTAGCTAAAAAATGTGGTGGTCTACCAATCGCCATAAGAACACTTGCAACGTCTTTGAGAAATGAACCTCCATTTGTATGGGAGGATGCTTTGCGACAACTAAACCGACCGTCATCGAGCAACTTCATAGAAGTATCGGCAGCTGCATATTCAAGTATAGAGTGGAGTTATGATCGTTTACAAAGTGAGGAGCATAAACAGATTTTCTTACTTTGCAGTCTACTGGGTCATAATGTTTTCTTTGAAGTGTTGCTTGTGTGTGCAATGGGGTTAGGGCTATTTCGTGGTGTCAACACAGTTGAAGAAACACGAAACAGACTGTTGACAGTGGTGAGTCGTCTCAAAGCTTCTTGTTTGTTACTTGATGGTTATAACAATCTACATGTTGATATGCATGATCTTATATGCGATGTAGCCATGTCAATTGCTGCCAACCACGTGTTTGTTTTAAGAGACGAAGATGTTTTGAATGATTGGCCAGATGACGAAGCGATGAAAGAGTTTGACAAAATACTTTTGGACTGTCCTAGTATCAACAAGCTTCCTGATCAGTTGAAATGCCCCAAACTTACTTTTTTAGGTATGGGTAGCAAGGATCCTTTGATGGAAATACCAGAAAACTTTTTTAAGGAAATGAAAAATCTCCAAGTCCTAATTTTGTCTGACATGAATTTATCGTCCTTGCCCTCATCAATTTCCTTGCTACCAAACCTTCGAACATTAGGCTTGGTTGAATGTGCGTTGGGAGACATTGCCCTTATCGGAGAGCTCAAGAATCTGGAAATTCTTAGCTTTGACGGTTCTGATATTGAAATGCTACCGGAGGAAATAGGACAACTGAATAAGCTAAAGTGGTTAGATTTAACTAATTGTTCCAAACTCAAAAGAATTCCACCTGGTGTCTTCTGCAAATTGTCTAGATTGGAGgaactgtatgtggatgacagTTTTGTTGGATGGGGAGTAGAGGGAAACTTCAGTCAGGAAAGCAATTGTAGTGTTGCTGAGTTAAATGCTCTGTCATGTTTAActactttagaaattcatttcCCTAATGCCAAGATTATTCCCAAAGGCTTCTCCTTTGAAAAGTTGCGAAGATACATTATTTTCATCGGAGAAGGATCGGATTGGGATTGGGATTGGGGTTGGGTTCGTGAATACTCCAGAACACTAAAGCTTAGCCTACAGACAAGCATTAGGTTTCTTAATAATGGAGTCAAAGTTTTATTGAAGAAAgctgaaaatttatatatagatGAAGTGAAAGGTGTGGAGATTTTGCTACATGAATCAGAAGTTGGGGATTATTTTCAACAGTTGAAGAATCTGCATATCCAGAATGGTGCAATGATTCAATATATCCTTAAAGAAAATGGCGATGATcacaaaattgaatttcaactAGAGACTTTGACGCTCCAGGACCTACCAAAGCTCATTAGCTTTTGCTCTGAAAATGAAGGTTCCACTTCCATATCTCCACAGGGAACAACCCTTTTTAACCAAAAG ACACTGTTTCCAAAGTTGAAGGATTTGGTACTACGCTCAATTAGCAGTGAAAGAATATGGCATCCCCAAGCGTTTTGTTCGACTCGAAATTTGACAAAACTGATTATTAAGGGTTGCACCAACTTAAAATACGTCTTATCCGACTCCATGGTTGAATATCTCCAACAGCTCGAATACTTGGAAATAAGTGAATGCAAGTGCATACAGGAGATAACATCAAAAGAGAATAAAATCAAAGAAGCATTCAGAAATATGTATCTAATCTGCTTCCCTCGATTAAAAACCCTCAAATTAAAAGGACTTCAAAAAATCGTCGGATTTTGCCATGAAGATTATAATGTTGAATTCCCAACCTTGAAGATTCTTGAGATAGAAAGCTGTCCAAAATTGCAGGGATTCATCCACAATTCTAAGAGTAAAGAAATCCCTATAGATGCAGTCTTTTTCAACAATAAG GTTGATTTTCCTAACTTGGAGAAAATCACAATCTCCCATTTGAGGAACGCAAAGAGGATATGGCACAACAAACTTCAAAAGAATTCCTTTTCTATGCTAAAAGAGTTGACTGTTAAGGAATGTGATGTGTTGTTGAACATCTTTCCACCTTTTCTTTTGGGGGTTTTCCAAAGATTGGAGAAACTAATAGTGATTGATTGTGCTTCACTAGAAGAAGTGTTTCAATTCCAAGTGCAAGGGTTAGATACTGAAGAAACGGATGTGGTAGCCAGTCAACTAAGAGAAGTGAATCTCTTTCGCCTACCAAGCTTGAAGCATGTTTGGACCAAGTATCACAAAggaaatatttcatttgaaagCCTACGACAAGTATGCATTCGGGAATGTTGGAGCTTGAAAACTTTGTTTCCATATTCAATTGCCAAAGGTCTTCAGCGACTTGAAGGACTTACTATTAGTAGGTGTGGGGTGGAGGAGATTGTTTCAAAGAATGATGAAGGATCAGACAAACAGGAAATTTGGTTTGCATTTAATCAGTTGTCCTTCCTTATGCTTTGGCATCTACCATACCTAACATGTGTCTACCCAGGAATACATAGAACAACATGGTCTGCATTAAAGAAATTGACTTTTTCTGGGTGTAGGAGGATAAAGATATTTGGGCATGAAGAATCCCAAAtccaaaattcacttttccttATTGAAAAG GTTATCCCCCAATTGGAGGAGGTTTCATTTACTGGCGATTGTATTAAGATGATAAGTGATGGCCA AAGGTTTTACAATTTGGAACGTCTTGAGCTAGGTTCTTGCAGTTTCAAAGAGCTAGCTTCTTTCGAAAATGATGCATGTGAAGATCAAGACATGATCATCACGATTCCAAAAGTCAAGAAGTTGAGATTGGATTTGGTTAACAACATAAGACATCTATGGAAGCAAGACTCCCCGCTTGGCCATATTTGTGCCAGTCTCGAATGTCTTGAACTTTGGAATTGTGGCAATTTGATTAATGCGGGATTAGATCTTTCATTTTCTGAAAATCTTACAACTTTAGATGTCTTCAAATGCCATGAGATGTTAGAGCTGATAACATCTTCCAAAGCCCGAAGTATGACGTGCCTTGTTACAATGAGGATAAGAGAATGTGAAAGGATGAGAGAAGTAGTTGCAAGCGATGGGGATGAAACATCATATGAGATTGTTTTCAGAGCGCTGAAATGTTTGGAGCTTCATTGTTTACAAAGCCTCACGAGCTTTTGTTCAAGGAAATTCGCTTTAAGGTTTCCTTCCTTGGAACAAGTTACTTTGAGCCAGTGCCCTCGAATGAAGAACTTCAGTCAAGGAGTGCTAACAACACCAAAGCTGCAAAAAGTGCAGTTAACACAAACAGATTTTACAGGACGTTGGGCTGGTGACTTTAATGCCACTGTGGAGCAATTATACCAAGAGCAG GTTGGATACCGTGGTCTAAAGCATTTGAAGTTCTCAGAGTTTCCGGAGCTGGTGAACATATGGAGTAGAAATCCTCAAGAAATGTTGGATTTTACAACTCTTGAATTTCTGGAGTTTTGTGATTCCAACAATTTGAGATACATTTTTAACTTCTCAATGGCCTTTGGCCTGGGGCAACTCCGACAAATGGAAATCAAGAGATGCGGTAATTTGGAACAAGTCATCAAAGAAGAGGGTCCAATTACAATGGTTGAGGAAGCAATACCAGATAGTAGCAATATTATTAGCATATTCCCTCGTTTACGATCCATTATAGTGGAGTCTTGTCCAGATATGACAAGCTTTTACATGGGAAGTAAAGGTCTGGAATGTCCTTGCTTGGTTGAAATTCAGGTAGCTGACTGTTCAAACATGACTACTTTTGTTAGCACGTTTTCAAGAGATGAAGATAAAGAAGTGATAATTGGTGACGAAGTTGATAAGGTTGCTACATTATTCTCTGACAAG GTTGTTTTTCCCAAGTTGGAGAAACTCACAATCTCCCATTTGAGGAATGTGAAGAGGATGTGGTATAAGCAGCTTTgttcaaaatcattttctaatttgaaAGAGTTGGAAGTGAAGCATTGTGATTCATTGTTGAACATTTTCCCGCATTTTTTCCTTGGAGTTTTCCAAAGGTTGGAGATATTAAGAGTAACTGATTGTGCTTCACTAGAAGAAGTGTTTCAACTCCAACTCCAAATCCAAATGTTAGATATTGAAGAAGCATGCATCGTGACCAGTAAATTAAGACAAGTGGGACTCTTTCGCTTGCCAAAGTTGAAGCATGTGTGGAACAAGGATCCCAAtgaaaatatttcttttgaaaatcttCGAGAAGTACATGTCCAAGAGTGTTGGAGTTTGAAAACTCTGTTTCCAATTTCAATGGCCAAAGATTTTCAGCAACTTGAGAGCCTTATTGTGGATAGTTGTGGGGTGGAGGAGATTGTTTCAAAAAGTTTTGAAGAATCAGACCAACATGAAATGTTGTTTGAATTTAATCAGTTATCCTTCCTTGCACTTTGGACCTTACCAAACCTCGTATGTTTCTATCCAGGAATGCACAACATAACGTGTCCTATGTTAAAAAGGTTGACGACATCTTGGCCAACGAAGACTAAGATGTTTGGGAATGTAGTGTCACAACTGTTGCCCGTTGGAAAG ATAATCCCTCAACTGGAACACATTTCTCTTACTGCTGACGACATTGCAATGATCACCGATGGCCAGTTTGCGATTGACTTATTTTCCCATATTAAAGTTCTTCAAATCACTGAATACATCAAAGATTCAGTAGTTGTTCCGTTCCATTTCTTCCGAAGATTTTCCAATTTACAAAAGCTTAAAATGGTTGGTTgcaattttaaagagttttctCCCTATGAAGGTGATGTTGGTGAGGAGAGAGACGTGGTAACGATGCTCCCAAGAATTAAGAAGTTAACATTGCAAGGTGTTGATAATATGGCACATCTATGGAAGCAAGGCTCTCCCTTCCATCACATTTGTGCAAATCTTGAAACTCTTAAAGTTTCCGAGTGTGACAGCGTAATTAGTTTATCATGTGCTTCTTCATCTTTCCAAAATCTTACAACTTTGGATGTTTGGAACTGCAAAGAGATGGTAGAGCTAATTACATCTTCGAAAGCCCAATGTTTGGAGCAGCTTGTTACACTGAAGATAGGAGGATGTGAAATGATGAGAGAAGTAATTGCAAGTGATGGAGATGAAGCAACACATCATGAGATTATTTTCAAGGAGTTGAAATATTTGGAGCTTTATGATCTACAAAACCTCAAAAGCTTTTGTTCAGGGAATTACACTTTGAAGTTCCCATCATTGGATGAAGTAGACGTGAGCTTCTGTCCCGCAATGGAAAATTTTTGCAATGGAGCTTTAAGCACACCAAAGCTACAAGAGGTTGAAACAGAAAGGGGTGTTAGGAGATGTTGGGACCTTAATGCTACCATTGAGCAGTTGAACAAAGAAG AATGTGAGCCGTTTGAAGAAACGGACGAAGATAGCCTATAA